The following proteins are co-located in the Paenibacillus sp. FSL H8-0079 genome:
- the pulA gene encoding type I pullulanase, with the protein MPEWTSFRYEGNDLGLTYTRAASTFKLWAPTAQQVYILVFVDEGHYNDSGKVQDHEGGQEHALTRDADGIWSRELNGDWAGHFYMYRITHDDQRIEVVADPYARAVTANGQRTAIIDPETTNPVDWDLDVKPAFLRPVDAVLYELHVRDFSSDPHADIPYKGKYLAFTASGLTDRAGNSIGIDHLAELGVTHVHLMPVADYQTVNELAAADVGSNVRAPYNWGYDPQHYNVPEGSYATDPRDPAVRIREFKSLVQSLHRQGIRVVLDVVYNHTYSVEEGPFERIVPGYYYRYREDGTLSNGSGVGNELATERPMVRKYILDSLRYWAEEYHVDGFRFDLMALIDTETMNELTRELREQIDPAFLIYGEPWTGGDSPLDRKTLKGTQRGQGFAVFNDHFRSAIKGDSDGSGRGFVTGAGGQEYEIIRGLAGALDDFTSSPVETVNYVTAHDNLNLWDKVATTMNLRHELGFPVWKDGQPVGGGSAESAVKAADPYRYVDADDVMDHEMVRRSLLSSGILLTSQGIPFLHAGDEMLRSKAGDHNSYRSGDAVNTITWANKSRFRPVFDYYRGLIHLRRTHPAFRMIDAEQVRNHLRVIRGDGNVVAFILQDGANQDTWNQIMVIYNGTEHQQHVDLGEGDWHIVVNDHQAGTDLIETVRGTVQVERWSLMVLYDTEHPGGAEPATLEISFPRQVYSPKETTKLRAIVRDSIGNVVENAPVTWTSSEPDIIRIQPDGTIQALECGEASITVHCGEITATCMLQVDHRHAERIEIVGEPVMYMTRISRFRALVLDQFGQPLQDSNIRWSSSHPELAAVSAAGIVRAMTPGATHIIAESGGIRATLGVSIHKQISRTVTLRYEREDQHYEGWDVWVWGTGMEDGAVRLEQVGNYAEARFRVAPGLHHLGLIIRLNEWEAKDTCGDRYVDIVPEDGDVHITVRSGSDEMQVIRERDNSEGRNSA; encoded by the coding sequence ATGCCGGAATGGACTTCTTTTCGTTACGAAGGCAACGATCTTGGCTTAACATATACTCGTGCTGCAAGTACTTTTAAATTGTGGGCACCTACGGCACAACAGGTTTATATATTGGTTTTTGTAGATGAAGGTCATTACAACGATAGTGGCAAAGTACAAGATCATGAAGGTGGGCAGGAACATGCTCTGACGCGCGATGCGGATGGAATATGGAGTCGGGAGCTTAACGGCGATTGGGCAGGACATTTTTATATGTACCGAATCACCCATGATGATCAGCGGATTGAAGTAGTTGCAGATCCGTATGCCAGAGCGGTAACAGCTAATGGGCAACGAACAGCCATTATCGATCCTGAGACCACCAATCCGGTCGATTGGGACCTGGATGTCAAACCTGCTTTTCTGCGTCCGGTGGATGCCGTTCTATATGAGCTGCATGTCCGTGATTTCTCCTCGGACCCCCATGCAGATATTCCGTATAAGGGAAAATATTTGGCATTCACGGCATCCGGACTCACCGACAGAGCGGGCAATAGCATTGGGATAGACCATCTTGCCGAACTGGGCGTCACTCATGTGCATCTTATGCCTGTAGCGGATTATCAGACGGTGAATGAACTCGCTGCGGCGGATGTGGGTTCTAATGTCAGAGCACCATACAACTGGGGATATGATCCCCAGCATTATAACGTTCCCGAAGGTTCGTATGCGACAGATCCACGTGATCCGGCAGTTCGCATCCGAGAGTTCAAATCCCTCGTTCAATCACTGCACAGACAAGGCATTCGCGTTGTACTTGATGTTGTCTATAACCATACGTATAGCGTGGAAGAGGGACCTTTTGAACGGATTGTACCAGGCTATTATTACCGTTATCGGGAGGATGGCACCCTCAGTAATGGTTCTGGTGTAGGCAATGAATTGGCGACCGAACGTCCAATGGTGCGAAAATATATTTTGGATTCTCTCCGATATTGGGCAGAAGAATATCATGTGGACGGATTTCGATTTGACCTCATGGCCCTGATTGATACGGAAACGATGAATGAATTAACGCGCGAATTGCGGGAACAGATCGATCCGGCGTTTCTGATCTATGGGGAACCCTGGACGGGCGGAGATTCACCTTTGGACCGCAAAACGTTAAAAGGAACCCAGCGAGGTCAGGGATTTGCTGTATTTAATGATCATTTTCGCAGTGCAATCAAGGGTGATAGTGATGGCAGTGGCAGAGGGTTTGTCACGGGTGCCGGAGGACAGGAATATGAGATTATTAGGGGATTAGCAGGAGCATTGGATGATTTTACATCTTCACCTGTGGAAACCGTCAATTATGTGACTGCCCATGACAATCTCAATCTGTGGGATAAAGTTGCGACCACGATGAACCTCAGACATGAATTAGGTTTTCCCGTATGGAAGGACGGACAGCCCGTTGGAGGCGGAAGTGCGGAGTCGGCTGTAAAAGCAGCCGATCCTTATCGGTATGTCGATGCAGATGATGTAATGGATCATGAGATGGTTCGTCGTTCGTTGCTGTCTTCCGGTATTCTACTTACCTCTCAGGGCATTCCGTTTCTGCATGCAGGGGATGAGATGCTCCGATCCAAAGCCGGTGATCATAACAGTTATCGGAGCGGGGATGCGGTGAACACCATCACATGGGCCAATAAATCGCGGTTCAGACCGGTGTTTGACTACTACCGTGGTCTTATTCATCTGCGACGTACTCATCCCGCCTTTCGTATGATTGATGCCGAACAGGTACGTAATCACCTTCGTGTGATCCGTGGCGACGGCAATGTGGTTGCTTTTATACTTCAGGATGGAGCGAATCAGGATACCTGGAATCAGATTATGGTCATTTATAACGGAACGGAACATCAGCAGCATGTGGACCTGGGGGAAGGTGACTGGCATATCGTGGTCAACGATCATCAGGCAGGTACAGATCTGATCGAGACCGTTCGTGGCACTGTTCAGGTAGAACGGTGGTCATTGATGGTTTTGTATGACACAGAGCATCCTGGAGGCGCTGAACCGGCTACCCTGGAGATTAGTTTTCCACGTCAGGTATACAGTCCGAAGGAGACCACTAAACTGCGAGCCATTGTAAGGGACAGCATCGGCAATGTGGTAGAGAATGCCCCGGTTACCTGGACTTCTTCTGAGCCAGATATTATTCGGATACAACCTGATGGAACAATCCAAGCGCTGGAATGTGGGGAAGCTTCGATTACAGTCCACTGTGGGGAGATAACGGCAACCTGTATGTTACAGGTGGATCATCGTCATGCGGAGCGAATCGAAATTGTGGGCGAACCTGTCATGTACATGACTCGAATCAGTCGCTTTCGTGCATTAGTGCTTGATCAATTCGGTCAGCCGCTTCAGGATTCAAACATACGTTGGAGCTCCTCTCATCCGGAACTGGCAGCAGTGAGTGCAGCGGGGATCGTACGTGCGATGACACCTGGAGCAACCCATATTATTGCTGAATCTGGAGGGATCCGGGCAACGCTTGGCGTAAGCATTCATAAACAGATTTCGCGAACGGTCACGCTCCGATACGAACGGGAAGACCAGCATTATGAAGGTTGGGATGTCTGGGTATGGGGCACAGGTATGGAAGACGGAGCGGTACGACTGGAACAAGTTGGAAATTACGCTGAAGCCCGTTTCCGCGTAGCTCCAGGTTTGCACCACTTGGGACTCATCATTCGACTGAACGAGTGGGAGGCCAAAGATACATGCGGAGATCGTTATGTGGATATCGTACCTGAAGATGGAGATGTACACATTACGGTCCGCAGTGGTTCAGACGAGATGCAGGTCATTCGCGAAAGGGATAATTCAGAGGGGCGTAATAGTGCATAA
- a CDS encoding 50S ribosomal protein L25: MKSNGKMAQLTATPRTEKKGAALRLLRQGGRVPAVVYGPGQEGSSIHVDEKEVLKVARTGRSEMFNLNVEGGKTIPVLIKDQQERNGRLLHVDFLQISKNKPISVSVSIDFQGTAAGSKAGGVFQTQETQLEVEGLPADLPTSIEVDVSGLDIGDRLTAADIKLNKGLTLVTSPESIIASVMPPQAVEEEPTASAEEAEPAAEEKAEEE; encoded by the coding sequence ATGAAATCCAACGGAAAAATGGCTCAACTTACAGCAACGCCAAGAACGGAAAAGAAAGGTGCAGCATTGCGCCTGTTAAGACAAGGTGGACGAGTTCCCGCTGTCGTATACGGCCCGGGACAAGAAGGTTCCTCCATACATGTAGATGAAAAAGAAGTGCTGAAAGTGGCACGCACAGGCCGCTCCGAGATGTTCAACCTGAATGTTGAGGGCGGTAAAACGATTCCAGTGCTGATCAAGGATCAGCAAGAGCGTAACGGACGTTTGCTCCATGTAGACTTCCTGCAAATTTCCAAGAACAAGCCGATCAGCGTAAGTGTATCGATCGACTTCCAGGGTACAGCAGCCGGTTCGAAAGCTGGCGGTGTATTCCAGACACAGGAAACACAATTGGAAGTAGAAGGTTTGCCAGCAGATCTGCCAACTTCTATTGAGGTTGATGTGAGCGGATTGGACATTGGTGATCGCTTGACTGCTGCGGATATCAAACTGAATAAAGGTTTGACACTCGTAACATCACCTGAATCCATTATCGCTTCCGTTATGCCGCCACAAGCGGTTGAGGAAGAGCCAACAGCATCTGCTGAGGAAGCTGAACCGGCAGCTGAAGAAAAAGCTGAAGAAGAATAA